In Aristaeella hokkaidonensis, the following are encoded in one genomic region:
- the ileS gene encoding isoleucine--tRNA ligase, with amino-acid sequence MYTKVATDMNFVSREQAIAKMWNEKDIIRKSYHHRDGSERFTFFDGPPTANGKPHIGHIETRVIKDLIPRYQTMKGKSVLRKAGWDTHGLPVELEVEKALGLDGKPQIEKYGIEPFIGECKKSVWKYLHEWEKMSEKVGYWVDMEHPYITYENYYIESEWWSLKQIHEKGLLYQGHKIVPYCPRCGTALSSHEVAQGYKNVKETSAFVRFAVKGEENTYLLAWTTTPWTLPSNLALCVNPRDTYCKFTAPDGKKYIMAKALTEKVFEGQELAFEAEFTGTDLKGTEYEPLYRFVEPDKKAWFVVCDDYVTMEDGTGIVHIAPAFGEDDNRVCRENNVPFVNLVDTQGKFIAETTWAGTFVKDADPLILQDLKDRGLLFAAVPFAHDYPFCWRCDTPLLYYARPTWFIKMTALRDNLVRNNRTINWMPDNIKEGRMGNFLENVIDWGLSRERYWGTPLPVWKCEEGHLHVIGSIKELREMAINDPGPDIELHRPFIDAVTIRCPECGKEMHRVKEVIDCWYDSGSMPFAQWHYPFEHKEEFEANFPADFISEAIDQTRGWFYTLEAISTLLFDRAPFKNCIVLGHVQDAEGRKMSKHLGNVVDPFVMLDKFGADALRWYFYTTSAPWLPSRFSEEAVQEGQRKFLATLQNTYAFFAMYAQIDGFDPVAHPLEKTELTLMDRWILSKLNTLIDQVDDDLANYRVTESANKLAAFVDELSNWYVRRGRERFWGKGMGGDKEAAFATLYHVLVTLSKLCAPFIPFLAEEIYQNLVVNNVPGAPESVHLCDFPVADKAAVNADIEEQMDALVEAIQLGRACRNTANLKVRQPVQKLYVKGAKFEKAYQELCEDELNVKEVIFTDDARAFTTYLLKPQMRTLGPKYGKLLGKIGQHLGQMDGNDVVDAFARGEEVSFMIDDTEVKLNKDDVLTTPMNKPGFIAAEDRGVTVVLDTNLNDELIREGYAREVISKVQTMRKDAGFEVTDRISLYYEGDDELAAALEAYAEMIGRTTLATSMARGTAPEGSVSQKWDINGKKAELGIAKA; translated from the coding sequence ATGTACACTAAAGTTGCGACTGACATGAATTTTGTTTCCCGGGAGCAGGCTATCGCGAAGATGTGGAATGAGAAGGACATCATCCGCAAGTCCTATCATCACCGGGATGGAAGCGAACGCTTTACCTTCTTTGACGGACCGCCTACCGCAAACGGCAAGCCCCATATCGGCCATATCGAGACCCGCGTTATCAAGGACCTGATCCCGCGCTACCAGACCATGAAGGGCAAGAGCGTGCTGCGCAAGGCCGGCTGGGACACCCACGGCCTGCCCGTTGAACTGGAAGTGGAAAAAGCCCTGGGCCTGGACGGCAAGCCCCAGATCGAAAAATACGGCATCGAGCCCTTCATCGGCGAGTGCAAGAAGAGCGTGTGGAAGTACCTGCACGAGTGGGAAAAGATGTCCGAAAAGGTCGGCTACTGGGTCGACATGGAGCATCCCTATATCACCTATGAAAACTACTACATCGAGTCCGAGTGGTGGAGCCTGAAGCAGATCCACGAAAAGGGACTGCTGTACCAGGGCCACAAGATCGTGCCTTACTGCCCCCGCTGCGGAACCGCCCTGTCCAGCCACGAAGTGGCCCAGGGCTACAAGAACGTGAAGGAAACTTCCGCGTTTGTCCGCTTTGCCGTGAAGGGTGAGGAGAACACCTACCTGCTGGCCTGGACCACCACCCCCTGGACCCTGCCGAGCAACCTGGCGCTGTGCGTGAACCCCCGCGACACCTACTGCAAGTTCACCGCGCCGGACGGAAAGAAATACATTATGGCCAAGGCTCTGACCGAGAAAGTGTTTGAGGGACAGGAACTGGCCTTTGAAGCCGAATTCACCGGCACCGACCTGAAGGGTACGGAGTACGAGCCCCTGTACCGCTTCGTGGAGCCGGACAAGAAAGCCTGGTTCGTGGTCTGCGACGACTACGTCACCATGGAAGACGGTACCGGTATCGTGCATATCGCTCCCGCCTTCGGTGAAGACGACAACCGGGTTTGCCGCGAGAACAACGTGCCCTTCGTGAACCTGGTGGACACCCAGGGTAAGTTCATTGCCGAAACCACCTGGGCCGGAACCTTCGTGAAGGATGCGGATCCCCTGATCCTGCAGGACCTGAAGGACCGCGGCCTGCTGTTCGCGGCTGTGCCCTTCGCCCATGACTATCCCTTCTGCTGGCGCTGCGACACGCCCCTGCTGTATTACGCACGGCCCACATGGTTCATCAAGATGACCGCGCTGCGGGACAACCTGGTGCGCAACAACCGGACCATCAACTGGATGCCGGACAACATCAAGGAAGGCCGTATGGGCAACTTCCTGGAGAACGTCATCGACTGGGGCCTCAGCCGTGAACGGTACTGGGGAACGCCCCTGCCGGTATGGAAGTGCGAAGAAGGCCACCTGCACGTGATCGGTTCCATCAAGGAGCTGCGCGAGATGGCCATCAACGATCCGGGTCCGGACATCGAACTGCACCGTCCCTTCATCGACGCGGTGACCATCCGCTGCCCCGAGTGCGGCAAGGAAATGCACCGGGTGAAGGAAGTTATCGACTGCTGGTACGACTCCGGCTCCATGCCTTTCGCCCAGTGGCACTATCCCTTTGAACACAAGGAAGAGTTTGAAGCGAACTTCCCCGCGGACTTCATCTCCGAAGCCATCGACCAGACCCGCGGATGGTTCTACACCCTGGAAGCGATCTCCACCCTGCTGTTTGACCGGGCGCCCTTCAAAAACTGTATCGTGCTGGGTCACGTGCAGGACGCCGAAGGCCGCAAGATGTCCAAGCACCTGGGCAACGTGGTGGATCCCTTCGTAATGCTGGATAAGTTCGGCGCCGACGCGCTGCGCTGGTACTTCTACACCACCTCCGCTCCGTGGCTGCCCAGCCGCTTCAGCGAGGAAGCCGTGCAGGAAGGACAGCGGAAGTTCCTGGCCACCCTGCAGAACACCTACGCGTTCTTCGCCATGTATGCCCAGATCGACGGATTCGATCCTGTGGCCCATCCGCTGGAGAAGACCGAGCTGACCCTGATGGATCGCTGGATCCTGTCCAAGCTGAACACCCTGATCGACCAGGTGGACGATGACCTGGCCAACTACCGGGTGACCGAGAGCGCCAACAAGCTGGCCGCCTTCGTGGACGAGCTGAGCAACTGGTACGTGCGCCGGGGCCGTGAACGGTTCTGGGGCAAGGGCATGGGCGGAGACAAGGAAGCCGCTTTCGCCACCCTGTATCATGTGCTGGTGACCCTGAGCAAGCTGTGCGCGCCCTTCATTCCGTTCCTGGCAGAAGAGATCTACCAGAACCTGGTGGTGAACAACGTGCCCGGCGCTCCGGAAAGCGTACACCTGTGCGACTTCCCGGTGGCTGACAAGGCTGCCGTGAACGCCGATATCGAAGAGCAGATGGATGCCCTGGTGGAAGCGATCCAGCTGGGCCGCGCCTGCCGCAACACCGCGAACCTGAAGGTGCGCCAGCCCGTGCAGAAGCTGTACGTCAAGGGCGCGAAATTCGAGAAGGCCTACCAGGAGCTGTGCGAAGACGAGCTGAACGTGAAGGAAGTCATCTTCACCGACGACGCCCGCGCCTTCACCACCTACCTGCTGAAGCCGCAGATGCGGACCCTGGGACCGAAGTACGGCAAGCTGCTGGGCAAGATCGGCCAGCACCTGGGCCAGATGGACGGCAACGACGTGGTGGACGCCTTCGCCCGCGGCGAGGAAGTCTCCTTCATGATCGATGACACCGAAGTGAAGCTGAACAAGGACGACGTGCTGACCACGCCCATGAACAAGCCCGGATTCATCGCGGCGGAAGACCGCGGCGTGACCGTGGTGCTGGATACCAACCTGAATGACGAGCTGATCCGCGAAGGGTACGCCCGCGAGGTAATCTCCAAGGTGCAGACCATGCGTAAGGACGCCGGCTTCGAAGTGACCGACCGCATCAGCCTGTACTACGAAGGCGATGACGAGCTGGCCGCCGCACTGGAAGCCTACGCCGAGATGATCGGCAGGACCACACTGGCCACCTCCATGGCACGAGGCACCGCGCCGGAAGGCAGCGTAAGCCAGAAGTGGGATATCAACGGAAAGAAAGCTGAACTGGGGATCGCGAAAGCATGA
- the deoC gene encoding deoxyribose-phosphate aldolase: MALTPKDIAAMLDHSTLQPWLTEDDIRRGCEVALKYQTASVCARPCDVPILSEMLKGSPVKVCTVIGFPHGAHQTAVKVTEAKQALAEGCEELDMVLNIGKLKHGDADYVENEIRQLAETAHAAGAILKVILETCYLTEEEKILACHLSEKAGADFVKTSTGYGSAGCTIEDLKLMRANVSEAIRIKGSGGIRDLDTVLSARAVGASRCGVSATEKIMAEAEKRYAEGTLKEIEDLKEMSGGY, from the coding sequence ATGGCTCTGACCCCGAAAGATATCGCCGCGATGCTTGATCATTCAACGCTTCAGCCCTGGCTGACAGAAGACGATATACGGCGCGGCTGCGAGGTCGCCCTGAAATATCAGACAGCGAGCGTGTGCGCACGCCCCTGCGACGTGCCGATACTGAGTGAAATGCTGAAGGGCAGCCCTGTGAAGGTCTGCACCGTCATCGGCTTCCCCCACGGCGCGCACCAGACTGCCGTTAAGGTTACTGAGGCAAAGCAGGCACTGGCTGAAGGCTGCGAGGAGCTGGACATGGTCCTCAATATCGGCAAGCTGAAGCACGGCGACGCCGATTATGTGGAGAATGAGATCCGTCAGCTGGCTGAGACCGCCCACGCGGCCGGCGCCATCCTGAAGGTCATTCTCGAAACCTGCTACCTGACAGAAGAGGAAAAGATCCTTGCCTGCCATCTGAGCGAGAAAGCCGGTGCGGACTTCGTCAAGACCAGCACGGGCTACGGCTCCGCCGGATGTACGATTGAGGATCTGAAGCTGATGCGGGCCAATGTGTCGGAGGCAATCCGAATTAAGGGCTCCGGCGGCATCCGGGACCTTGATACGGTCCTGTCCGCACGGGCCGTCGGAGCAAGCCGCTGCGGTGTGAGCGCCACGGAGAAAATCATGGCGGAAGCCGAAAAGCGGTATGCGGAAGGCACACTGAAGGAGATTGAAGATCTCAAAGAGATGTCTGGTGGATATTGA
- a CDS encoding aminopeptidase produces the protein MKQTVLRNYAKLIARMGVNIQKGQEVIIYCELDQPRFVEMLVDECYKAGAGRVRVEFGHQPLYKLNVRHRSVTSLAKVEEWEKVRLQHYVDTLPASITLISADPDGLKGINQAKVAKADQKSWPIYKPYFDAMENKYQWCIAAVPGAAWAKKVFPGLPKGRAIEKLWEAILFTSRATEDPIAAWETHNKDLHDRCVFLNNLGIAELRYRGDNGTNLTVGLIPEGTFTGGVDTTIGGVPFDANIPSEECYTSPMRGKAEGIVYATKPLSYNGQLIENFWVRFENGKAVEVHAEKNQALLEQMISMDEGAAYLGECALVPVNSPISESGILFYETLFDENAACHLALGMGFTNTIRGFENKTVDECREMGINDSMEHNDFMIGYEGLDIDAVTRDGKTVPIFRRGKWAFDV, from the coding sequence ATGAAACAGACCGTCCTTCGCAACTATGCGAAACTGATTGCCCGTATGGGCGTCAACATCCAGAAAGGCCAGGAGGTTATCATCTATTGTGAACTTGACCAGCCCAGATTTGTGGAAATGCTGGTGGACGAGTGCTATAAAGCCGGTGCCGGAAGAGTCAGAGTGGAATTCGGTCACCAGCCGCTCTATAAGCTGAACGTCCGTCACCGGAGTGTCACTTCCCTGGCTAAAGTTGAGGAATGGGAAAAGGTCCGCCTCCAGCACTATGTGGATACGCTGCCCGCCTCCATCACCCTGATCTCCGCCGATCCGGACGGCCTGAAGGGTATCAATCAAGCAAAGGTGGCGAAAGCGGATCAGAAAAGCTGGCCCATTTACAAGCCCTACTTTGATGCCATGGAGAACAAGTATCAGTGGTGTATCGCCGCTGTTCCCGGCGCCGCCTGGGCAAAGAAAGTCTTCCCCGGCCTGCCGAAGGGCAGAGCCATTGAAAAGCTCTGGGAAGCGATCCTTTTCACTTCCCGTGCCACCGAGGATCCCATTGCCGCCTGGGAAACCCACAACAAGGACCTGCATGACCGCTGCGTCTTCCTCAACAACCTGGGCATCGCCGAACTGCGCTACAGGGGTGATAACGGCACCAACCTGACCGTTGGACTGATCCCGGAGGGAACCTTCACCGGCGGCGTCGATACTACCATCGGTGGTGTCCCTTTCGACGCCAATATTCCCAGCGAGGAATGCTACACCTCTCCCATGCGTGGGAAAGCTGAAGGCATTGTCTATGCCACCAAGCCCCTTTCCTACAACGGCCAGCTCATTGAAAACTTCTGGGTACGCTTTGAAAACGGAAAGGCTGTGGAAGTCCATGCCGAAAAGAACCAGGCCCTGCTGGAGCAGATGATCTCCATGGATGAGGGCGCGGCTTACCTGGGCGAATGCGCCCTGGTGCCGGTCAATTCCCCGATTTCCGAATCCGGAATCCTGTTCTACGAAACCCTCTTTGATGAGAACGCCGCCTGCCATCTGGCGCTGGGCATGGGCTTCACCAACACCATCCGCGGCTTTGAAAACAAAACAGTGGATGAATGCCGTGAAATGGGTATCAACGATTCCATGGAACACAATGATTTCATGATCGGCTACGAAGGCCTGGATATCGACGCGGTCACCAGGGACGGCAAAACCGTTCCGATCTTCCGCCGGGGCAAATGGGCCTTTGACGTCTGA
- a CDS encoding MBL fold metallo-hydrolase, which translates to MTTIKRIKGGTDNCYLITDGTKAILVDTASKQCLDQVIAECDKYEMKLIVLTHVHFDHAENAAELSKRYGVPVAMHPKDEELFESFDKQPLKSSGVVGTVVLGMSLKVLKNTPVERPDNLIFVGEGEDLSAYGFNARVIELPGHTLGSIGVDVEEKHLLVGDALDNWIRPGVGHLFYDRDAIEKSAEKIRALGDRTIWYGHGKPTKNGLF; encoded by the coding sequence ATGACTACAATCAAGCGGATCAAAGGCGGCACGGATAACTGCTACCTGATCACCGACGGCACCAAAGCAATCCTTGTGGACACCGCCAGCAAACAGTGTCTGGATCAGGTGATTGCGGAGTGCGATAAATACGAAATGAAACTGATCGTGCTGACGCATGTCCATTTTGATCATGCGGAAAACGCGGCAGAACTGTCCAAAAGATATGGTGTTCCCGTAGCCATGCATCCGAAGGACGAGGAGCTTTTTGAAAGCTTTGATAAACAGCCTTTGAAGTCTTCCGGCGTGGTGGGAACCGTGGTTCTCGGCATGTCCCTGAAGGTACTGAAAAACACCCCCGTCGAGCGGCCGGATAACCTGATCTTCGTCGGTGAGGGAGAGGATCTGAGCGCTTACGGCTTTAACGCCAGAGTGATCGAACTTCCCGGTCACACCCTGGGTTCCATCGGCGTGGACGTGGAGGAAAAGCACCTGCTCGTCGGCGATGCCCTGGATAACTGGATCCGGCCCGGTGTGGGACACCTCTTCTATGACAGGGACGCTATCGAAAAGAGTGCCGAAAAGATCCGGGCCCTGGGCGACCGGACAATCTGGTACGGTCACGGAAAGCCGACCAAAAACGGCCTGTTCTGA
- a CDS encoding L,D-transpeptidase family protein, translating into MTGRYCKTRLMKSLCKTGMFILFFVVLCLLVPVSAETGELSISLPETVKGYTPCEIVIQSPVDGEAELKLFDGTQNLWMVRKVQLKEGENILPWDGLGEYGERMFAGPYRFVVKVKTPDGRELAKEKKFDISGTTETLVYALPSSDTMYLEGGDKWFVECYVSATCLVAMEVKDKDGNIVYTRDESVRDPDGVCINWRGSIDTRHKLSPGEYTVRMWSKLNPEYDHTFPLTIVDKAPEKPAIAATGPVMPERGMSDEEIWEIMMKPSVVINDNGTFRRFNLYGTPKTGTRPIGTLRCALQGLEILDTDGVWAHVRAARHEDGQMVEGYYLVKNLTVYNPNPHYGVLIDKKEQTLTVFEDGKRIGTIPVSTGLVTPGNSYRETPPGAFLTDVHTGASFAQEGYRYEYPLRYDGGNYIHGVGYVRNGRSRDYSNNEQQLGKKASHGCTRVSLFLREGSPINMYWLWIHLPYHTRILILDD; encoded by the coding sequence ATGACCGGCAGATATTGCAAAACAAGGCTGATGAAAAGCCTGTGCAAAACCGGCATGTTCATATTGTTTTTTGTCGTTTTGTGTTTACTTGTCCCTGTTTCGGCGGAGACAGGGGAGTTGAGTATTTCCCTGCCGGAGACGGTAAAGGGATATACGCCCTGCGAGATTGTGATCCAGTCCCCGGTGGACGGAGAAGCGGAACTGAAGCTGTTTGACGGGACGCAGAACCTGTGGATGGTCCGGAAGGTGCAGCTGAAGGAAGGGGAAAACATCCTTCCCTGGGACGGACTGGGAGAATACGGGGAGCGGATGTTTGCCGGACCCTATCGCTTTGTGGTGAAGGTGAAGACGCCGGACGGCAGGGAACTGGCAAAGGAAAAGAAATTTGATATCAGCGGAACAACGGAGACGCTGGTTTACGCGCTGCCTTCCTCGGATACGATGTACCTGGAGGGCGGAGACAAATGGTTTGTGGAGTGCTATGTGTCCGCAACCTGCCTGGTGGCGATGGAGGTCAAGGATAAAGATGGCAACATTGTCTATACCCGGGATGAAAGCGTGCGGGATCCGGACGGCGTCTGCATCAACTGGCGCGGATCGATCGATACCCGGCACAAGCTCAGCCCAGGGGAATACACGGTCCGGATGTGGAGCAAGCTGAACCCGGAGTATGATCATACTTTCCCGCTGACGATCGTGGATAAAGCGCCGGAGAAGCCGGCAATCGCGGCTACCGGCCCGGTGATGCCGGAGAGGGGCATGAGCGATGAGGAAATCTGGGAGATCATGATGAAGCCCTCCGTGGTCATCAACGACAACGGAACCTTCCGCCGCTTTAACCTGTACGGGACGCCGAAGACGGGCACCCGGCCGATAGGTACGCTGCGTTGCGCCCTGCAGGGACTGGAGATCCTGGATACGGACGGCGTGTGGGCACACGTCCGGGCTGCCCGCCACGAGGACGGACAGATGGTGGAAGGCTATTACCTGGTCAAGAACCTGACGGTTTACAATCCGAACCCGCACTACGGGGTGCTGATCGACAAGAAGGAACAGACGCTGACCGTATTTGAGGACGGGAAGCGGATCGGCACCATACCGGTTTCCACCGGCCTGGTGACCCCGGGCAACTCCTACCGGGAGACGCCGCCCGGGGCATTCCTGACGGACGTGCATACGGGCGCCAGCTTTGCCCAGGAGGGATACCGGTATGAGTATCCGCTGCGGTATGACGGCGGCAACTATATCCACGGCGTCGGCTACGTCCGGAACGGCCGTTCCCGGGACTATTCCAACAATGAGCAGCAGCTGGGAAAGAAGGCTTCCCACGGCTGCACGAGGGTCAGTCTTTTCCTCCGGGAAGGCAGTCCGATCAACATGTACTGGCTGTGGATCCACCTGCCGTATCACACCCGAATCCTCATCCTGGACGACTAA
- a CDS encoding AAA family ATPase, which produces MRDLYIRSMGLLEQLPRENYLAKLPVVKHLADDGITFHKQVTFFVGENGSGKSTLIEALAISQGFNPEGGTKNFHFSTENSHSELCNYLKVVRGFLHPRDGFFLRAESFYNVASNIDQMDREPGCGGPVINSYGGVSLHRQSHGESFLALVENRFGGQGLYILDEPEAAMSPRGIIRLMQNMDELVRRDSQFIIATHSPMLLAFPGAEVYQIREEGIDSVRFQDTDHYRTTVRFLQNPESAVEEILGRE; this is translated from the coding sequence ATGAGGGATCTGTATATCCGGAGCATGGGCCTGCTGGAACAGCTGCCCCGGGAAAACTATCTGGCAAAGCTGCCGGTGGTAAAGCACCTGGCGGACGACGGGATTACATTCCATAAGCAGGTGACTTTCTTTGTCGGGGAGAACGGATCCGGGAAATCCACGCTGATTGAGGCGCTGGCGATCTCCCAGGGCTTCAATCCGGAGGGCGGAACGAAGAACTTCCATTTTTCCACGGAGAACTCCCATTCGGAGCTGTGCAATTACCTGAAGGTTGTGCGGGGATTTCTCCATCCGCGGGACGGTTTCTTCCTCCGGGCGGAGAGTTTTTATAACGTGGCGTCCAACATTGACCAGATGGACAGGGAGCCCGGGTGCGGGGGCCCTGTGATTAACAGTTACGGCGGTGTATCCCTGCATCGGCAGTCCCATGGAGAAAGCTTCCTGGCGCTGGTGGAGAACCGGTTCGGAGGACAGGGACTGTATATCCTGGATGAGCCGGAAGCGGCCATGTCGCCCCGGGGAATCATCCGGCTGATGCAGAATATGGATGAGCTGGTCCGGAGGGACAGCCAGTTTATAATCGCGACTCATTCCCCGATGCTGCTGGCATTCCCGGGCGCAGAGGTTTACCAGATCCGTGAGGAAGGAATTGACAGCGTGCGCTTTCAGGACACGGATCACTACAGGACAACGGTGAGGTTTTTGCAGAACCCGGAGAGCGCGGTGGAGGAAATCCTGGGGAGGGAATAG
- a CDS encoding CotH kinase family protein, whose product MKHTKAFLAALLIAMALLCCAGAQAAGKRLLPLISIKTVTKGEGTRFVTEPVKGNVSAAIASWTPNYKIPPEPYYVECTVSYTGTDGKTTVSKQPAQVKVRGNWTTSYEKKPLRIKFTEKQSLGDLNEGQPFKNWLLLAEYKDLSMLRNKTAFELAHKILREDLYCSDCELVEVEINGKYWGVYLLAEQQEAAKGRVNVPEPKEGENGPNVGYFVEYDAYYTLEDRLHSFTINYNNFAPLIPFNGYPNANPFTPLCTDPQHKQDLVGFTIKSNVRSETQRITIRNFISNAYVIMYSAAYDDKALEMTDDYRNTVSSSMTPREAVEAIVDVQSLADMYILSELTCDPDIYYSSFFMSADLSPDGDKKLRFEAPWDFDSAMGNRYVVEYGRGYHAANVVDDVDHVYKAINPWLTVLMKQEWFTDIIARKWTDLYDRGVFTEAIESVRSDSQKYKSAFTKNYKRWSNMRDKSPIDYELNRQAYACKNEEESAEQLATWLERRIKFMNEVWHK is encoded by the coding sequence ATGAAACATACGAAAGCATTCCTTGCCGCACTGCTTATCGCAATGGCTCTTCTTTGCTGTGCCGGTGCACAGGCAGCCGGCAAACGGCTGTTGCCCCTGATTTCCATCAAAACCGTTACCAAGGGAGAAGGCACCCGCTTTGTAACTGAACCTGTCAAGGGCAACGTCTCTGCGGCAATCGCCTCCTGGACGCCCAATTACAAGATTCCTCCCGAACCCTATTATGTCGAATGCACCGTCTCCTATACCGGAACAGATGGTAAAACCACCGTCAGCAAGCAGCCGGCGCAGGTCAAAGTCCGGGGTAACTGGACCACCAGCTATGAAAAAAAGCCGTTGCGGATCAAATTCACGGAAAAGCAGTCCCTTGGCGACCTTAACGAAGGACAGCCGTTCAAAAACTGGCTCCTGCTGGCGGAATACAAGGACCTTTCCATGCTGCGGAACAAAACAGCCTTTGAACTGGCACACAAAATCCTGAGAGAAGACCTTTACTGTTCCGACTGCGAACTGGTTGAGGTGGAGATCAACGGTAAATACTGGGGCGTATACCTCCTCGCGGAACAGCAGGAAGCAGCCAAGGGCCGCGTAAACGTGCCTGAACCCAAAGAAGGAGAAAACGGCCCGAACGTGGGATACTTTGTGGAATATGACGCATATTACACGTTGGAGGACCGCCTGCACTCCTTCACCATCAATTACAACAATTTTGCGCCGCTGATTCCGTTTAACGGTTATCCCAATGCAAACCCTTTCACACCACTTTGCACGGATCCCCAGCATAAGCAGGATCTTGTGGGCTTCACGATCAAGAGCAATGTCCGCTCCGAAACCCAGCGCATCACAATCCGGAACTTTATTTCCAACGCATACGTCATCATGTATTCTGCCGCCTATGACGATAAAGCCCTGGAGATGACCGACGATTACCGCAATACTGTATCGTCGTCAATGACGCCCCGGGAAGCTGTCGAAGCTATCGTCGACGTTCAGTCCCTTGCGGATATGTATATACTCAGTGAACTCACCTGCGATCCGGATATTTACTATTCCAGCTTTTTCATGAGTGCCGATCTCAGTCCCGACGGTGACAAAAAGCTGCGGTTTGAAGCACCCTGGGACTTTGATTCAGCCATGGGAAACCGTTATGTCGTCGAGTACGGACGCGGGTACCACGCAGCCAATGTAGTGGATGATGTGGATCATGTGTACAAGGCAATCAACCCTTGGCTCACCGTACTGATGAAGCAGGAATGGTTCACAGATATCATTGCCCGGAAGTGGACAGATCTTTATGATCGGGGCGTGTTCACCGAAGCCATTGAGTCAGTCCGTTCTGACAGCCAGAAGTACAAATCCGCATTTACGAAAAACTATAAACGCTGGAGCAATATGAGAGACAAGTCTCCCATCGACTATGAACTGAACCGGCAGGCCTATGCCTGCAAAAACGAAGAGGAGTCTGCCGAACAGCTTGCAACGTGGCTTGAAAGACGGATCAAATTCATGAACGAAGTATGGCATAAATAA
- a CDS encoding flavodoxin family protein: MKTLILNGSPRANGDTVSLIRELTKKLPGEYKIVDAYHCDVSPCVDCRYCWEHSGCAIADGMQEIYDYIQECDNILIASPVYFSELTGKLLDLGSGLQTYYCATFFRKEKPIPKEKKGAVMLVGGGDGHMEKAYSTARILLRHMNCQSIHDLVSSHNTNVTPAADDANALQGIDSIINFFANPH; the protein is encoded by the coding sequence ATGAAAACACTGATACTGAACGGTTCTCCCAGGGCAAACGGCGACACCGTCAGCCTGATCAGAGAGCTGACGAAGAAACTGCCTGGAGAATATAAAATCGTAGACGCCTATCACTGCGACGTTTCCCCCTGCGTTGACTGCCGATACTGCTGGGAACACAGCGGCTGCGCCATTGCCGATGGAATGCAGGAGATCTATGACTACATTCAGGAATGTGACAACATCCTGATCGCTTCCCCGGTGTATTTTTCAGAGCTGACCGGCAAACTGCTGGATCTGGGAAGCGGGCTCCAGACCTATTACTGCGCCACGTTCTTTCGGAAAGAAAAGCCCATCCCTAAAGAGAAAAAGGGCGCAGTAATGCTGGTCGGCGGCGGTGACGGCCATATGGAAAAGGCATACAGCACAGCTCGTATCCTTTTACGGCATATGAACTGTCAATCCATTCACGATCTGGTATCCAGCCACAACACCAATGTAACACCTGCCGCAGACGACGCAAATGCCCTTCAGGGTATAGACAGCATTATCAACTTCTTCGCCAATCCCCACTAA
- a CDS encoding class I SAM-dependent methyltransferase, with amino-acid sequence MQIGSSNNTEAVKEQYKTSNGLDTRISFHDKYSTNKLGYGNWIVSNYQISAGMKVLELGCGTGSLWIGRDELISQFGKLVLTDFSEGMLDTARKNLGEKDQIEYRVADIQDLPFEDNSFDVVIANSMLYHVPDINKGISEVRRVLKDDGTFYCATLGENNFVEQLAEWFKLSGENFNPNHNFTMQNGAQKLKTAFSEIEARIYKDSLHITDIDDLVSYLTSLASLKALNDVPVERLKEIIAEHAVNGVVDLPKEYGMFIARGYAG; translated from the coding sequence ATGCAGATTGGAAGCTCCAATAATACCGAAGCGGTGAAGGAACAGTATAAAACATCCAATGGACTGGATACCAGGATTTCGTTCCATGACAAGTATTCAACCAACAAACTTGGATATGGAAACTGGATTGTTTCAAATTACCAGATCAGCGCAGGAATGAAGGTCCTGGAACTGGGATGCGGTACGGGAAGCCTGTGGATCGGAAGGGATGAACTGATCAGTCAGTTTGGAAAACTTGTGCTCACGGACTTTTCGGAGGGAATGCTCGATACTGCGAGGAAGAACCTGGGAGAAAAGGATCAGATTGAGTATCGGGTGGCGGATATTCAGGACCTGCCGTTTGAGGACAACTCCTTTGACGTGGTGATTGCCAATTCCATGCTTTATCATGTTCCCGACATCAATAAAGGAATCAGCGAAGTCAGAAGAGTACTGAAGGACGACGGAACGTTCTATTGTGCGACCCTGGGAGAAAACAACTTTGTTGAGCAGCTTGCCGAATGGTTTAAGCTCAGCGGGGAGAACTTCAATCCCAACCATAATTTCACGATGCAGAACGGAGCACAGAAATTAAAGACTGCTTTTTCAGAGATTGAGGCAAGGATCTACAAGGATTCCCTTCACATAACGGATATTGACGATCTTGTAAGCTATCTGACCAGTCTGGCTTCGCTCAAGGCTTTGAATGACGTTCCGGTGGAACGGCTGAAGGAAATCATAGCAGAGCATGCCGTAAACGGTGTGGTGGATCTGCCCAAAGAGTACGGAATGTTTATAGCCCGGGGATATGCGGGATAA